Proteins from a single region of Neodiprion virginianus isolate iyNeoVirg1 chromosome 4, iyNeoVirg1.1, whole genome shotgun sequence:
- the LOC124302866 gene encoding MYCBP-associated protein-like, which produces MDHGRRVGRKDTSLTLKRPCNPSVVTVTDPPCTKDKPIVEDRRLKNWKTWLRRHRIQCEALRRGVSNPKADMVMNSCEKVRAKIEMRNLMEYAAAPVTPIPGKSTGSPGFWKVPPILSNHGNPCLPDVGPVLTKKELNSFPTLEHIEVPKCIREEKNLSNLEESVPGWKRSSYLSKRREELAGNIAILKPSRPETETDLVVRGRRFGCSEEEQEVPRLPVISVTDASIESEESEVKIMAEEAVVVTLEINGVRVTRDEERIHQRSEDLVWPLTFLSAVNQRSKKCLRLENKGTMVIAYEWRDAAWVSKILPSGSRSGASFFFNKNKALILPGQKTEIPVWFQKRRAGIFSESWRLDTEPKLHGANLIVRMWGCASSEDSGSGRSIDAYLDRCIRDTSVRETLDFVISNVSPSRPQEPAYKSCYLEAELFRAKNPSYFYHSSAITDLYKLWDTCLASNVATTWNLSLVELRSLLLRIDDPELRNERLKLFSDLCKECLKPDGFSTDKSVKYGVVYNVLCAFANRMEEESAIVKRSCILRQPDDLASINSTVEISPESSSSGMMGINGWRGSLKSTEIFLYGQVFYTRIYELLVESMEQICAAIDSVNNLNELEQ; this is translated from the coding sequence atggatCACGGCCGAAGAGTCGGTAGAAAGGATACGTCGCTGACCTTGAAGAGGCCGTGCAATCCGTCCGTCGTAACAGTGACCGATCCTCCCTGCACGAAAGACAAGCCGATAGTGGAAGATCGTCGATTGAAAAACTGGAAGACGTGGCTGAGGAGACACAGGATACAGTGCGAGGCGCTACGTCGCGGTGTTTCCAATCCTAAAGCGGACATGGTGATGAACAGCTGCGAAAAAGTGCGGGCTAAGAtcgaaatgagaaatctgatGGAGTATGCCGCTGCTCCGGTGACGCCGATTCCCGGCAAGTCCACGGGGAGTCCCGGATTCTGGAAGGTACCACCGATCCTGTCGAACCACGGTAATCCCTGTCTTCCAGACGTTGGTCCTGTGCTCACGAAGAAGGAGCTTAACTCGTTCCCGACACTGGAGCACATCGAGGTCCCCAAGTGCATAAGGGAGGAGAAAAACTTGTCCAATTTAGAGGAATCGGTTCCCGGATGGAAGCGGAGTTCGTACCTCAGTAAAAGGAGAGAGGAATTGGCCGGCAACATCGCGATTTTAAAACCAAGTCGGCCCGAAACTGAGACCGACCTTGTGGTGCGAGGACGGAGGTTTGGCTGCTCCGAAGAAGAGCAAGAAGTGCCTCGGCTTCCCGTGATCAGTGTAACCGACGCTTCTATCGAGAGCGAGGAATCGGAGGTGAAAATCATGGCCGAGGAAGCGGTCGTTGTGACATTGGAGATAAACGGAGTTCGGGTAACCAGAGACGAGGAGAGGATTCATCAGAGATCCGAGGATCTCGTGTGGCCGTTGACATTCTTGAGCGCGGTGAACCAAAGGTCGAAGAAGTGTCTGCGCTTGGAGAACAAGGGGACCATGGTCATCGCTTACGAATGGCGCGACGCCGCCTGGGTATCGAAGATTTTACCCTCGGGTTCGAGAAGCGGGGCCAGCTTTTTCTTCAATAAGAATAAGGCCCTGATATTGCCCGGACAGAAGACCGAGATTCCGGTTTGGTTCCAGAAACGTCGAGCTGGGATCTTCTCCGAGTCTTGGCGGCTTGACACCGAGCCGAAACTCCACGGGGCGAATCTGATCGTGAGAATGTGGGGATGCGCTTCTTCCGAGGATTCGGGGTCTGGCCGATCAATCGACGCCTACTTGGATCGCTGCATCCGGGATACCAGCGTCAGAGAAACCCTCGACTTCGTCATCTCCAACGTCAGTCCGTCCAGGCCTCAGGAACCGGCGTACAAAAGCTGTTACCTGGAGGCCGAATTGTTCCGGGCTAAGAACCCTTCGTACTTTTATCACTCAAGTGCGATCACCGATTTGTACAAATTGTGGGACACTTGTTTGGCTTCTAATGTCGCTACTACGTGGAACTTGTCGTTGGTCGAGTTGCGAAGTCTTCTCTTGCGGATCGACGATCCTGAGCTCAGAAACGAGCGGCTTAAATTGTTCAGTGATCTCTGTAAAGAGTGTCTAAAGCCCGACGGATTTAGTACAGATAAAAGTGTCAAGTATGGAGTTGTTTACAATGTCCTGTGCGCCTTTGCCAATAGGATGGAAGAGGAGAGTGCGATCGTTAAACGAAGTTGCATTCTCAGGCAGCCGGACGACTTGGCGTCGATTAATTCCACCGTCGAAATTTCTCCGGAAAGTTCGTCGTCCGGAATGATGGGCATCAATGGGTGGCGCGGTAGCTTGAAATCCACCGAAATTTTCTTGTATGGACAAGTGTTTTATACCCGCATTTATGAACTTTTAGTTGAAAGTATGGAACAGATCTGTGCGGCTATAGACTCTGTCAACAATCTCAACGAGCttgaacaataa